The following are from one region of the Salvia hispanica cultivar TCC Black 2014 chromosome 1, UniMelb_Shisp_WGS_1.0, whole genome shotgun sequence genome:
- the LOC125217270 gene encoding ABSCISIC ACID-INSENSITIVE 5-like protein 5, translating into MVGLGSNGTPAVSSDGLSKSAVSSSVSPVPYVFNGGLRGRKSAALEKVVEWRQRRMIKNRESAARSRARKQAYTMELEAEVAKLKEENEQLQKKQAEIMEVQKNQALEMVKQQSGAKRQCLTRTQTGPW; encoded by the exons ATGGTTGGTTTGGGGTCTAATGGAACTCCAGCTGTTTCGTCAGACGGGCTCTCTAAGAGTGCTGTTTCGTCTTCAGTGTCACCTGTTCCTTACGTGTTTAACGGGGGTTTGAGGGGTCGGAAGAGTGCTGCTCTGGAGAAGGTGGTTGAATGGAGGCAGAGGAGGATGATAAAGAACAGAGAGTCGGCTGCAAGGTCACGAGCTCGTAAGCAG GCTTACACCATGGAGTTGGAAGCAGAAGTTGCTAAATTAAAGGAGGAAAACGAACAATTGCAGAAGAAACAGGCGGAGATAATGGAAGTGCAGAAGAATCAG GCGCTGGAGATGGTGAAACAGCAGAGTGGGGCGAAGCGACAGTGCTTGACAAGGACGCAAACTGGGCCGTGGTAA